Below is a genomic region from bacterium.
GGATGCCCCTGCGGCTATTACGGAGACTCGATGCACGAGTGCCGCTGCGCGCCGGGCGCCGTCGCACGCTACATCCAGCGTATTTCGGGGCCGCTGCTCGATCGCATCGATCTGCACGTCGAGGTTCCGTCCGTGCGTTACAAGGAGATCGCCAACCCCGCCGCGGCGGAATCTTCGGAGGCGATTCGCGCGCGCGTGGTCGCGGCGCGCAATATCCAGATTGAACGATTCGCCGGCACGCGGGCGCGCTGCAACGCGGCGATGAGCGTCACGCAGATCCGCCGCTACTGCCGCATCGACGCGGACGGTCACCGCATCATGGAGGCGGTGATGGAGCGCCTCGGACTGTCGGCCCGCGCGCACGACCGTATCCTCAAGGTCTCGCGCACGATCGCCGACCTCGACGGCGTGCCGGACATCCGCGCAACGCACATCGCCGAGGCCGTCCAATACCGCGGCCTCGACCGAACATTCACCAACGCGGCCGCGTAAGCGTCGCGGACTCGGGGCGCATCGGCGCCCCGGGAAGGAGCGCGAAAGACAAGGCGCCAACAGCGGCGCGACCGGTCCGCGCGGCGCGCCAAACAGAGCCGCGACCGCGAGGGAGCGGTCGCCCGGTTCGCGCGACGAGCCGCCATCGCAAGAGGCACGAGCGCGGCGTGACAAACAGAGCCGCGAGCGTGAGCGAGCGGGTTATTACGCCCTTGCGATAACGCCGTCGCGCGGCAGACGAAGCGCCGTCGCGCGGACGAAACGGATCGCGCGGCGACAAACAGAGCCGCGAGCGTGAGCGAGCGGGTTATTACGCCTTGGCGACAACGCCGTCCCTCGGCGGGAGCGGTCGCGCGTGAAGGCGTTGTGTCGCCGCCGCAAACGGTCGCGTCCCTTTGCGGCGTGGCAATGCCGCCTGCAAACGGCGGCGCTTCGGCATGGACGCGGCCGGCAGGTTCGCTACCGGCGGGATGTGCAGTCGCGCTTACGCGTGAACCTCGCCGCCCCGGAATTCGGTTCGGGGCAGGCGGGATGTCGTGCGAGCGCGGTGGCGAAAGCGCGCGGAACGCCCACATAGCGCGCCGCGGTCTTCTTTCTCATTCGAATGCCTTCCGGCAAAGCAACGGGCGCGCGTTGCCGGGAGGAGGACCAAGAAAAATATCTTTCGGAGAAACCATCCCATGCTGCCGGGCACGGTGGACTCCAAGAAAACAACAGGCCGGGGCGGTGGCCGCAAACCGCCGCCCTGGTCGAATTCGAAATGGTGTGTTTGAAATTCCGAATAGCAATATTACGTAATATACGAAAAATCTAATGTCATGTCAACGGAATTTTTCGGTTTTTTTTCAGGCACCACCGGCGGTCGTTGCGGTGCGCGGAGTTTCGTGGGACGCCGCTCGTTCCGAGAACGAGGCGGAATACGGCGGCGGCGCGCCGGGACCGGAAACGACAGGAAATCGGCGTGATCCGCGAATGGACCGTCGTGCGCGTGGTACAATGGTTTCGAACTTATGGTCGCTTGTTTGCCCGAAATCGTCCTCCAATTTTCCTCCGATCTCGACGCTCCCCCGGCCGACGTGTGGGCGCACGCCGGCACGATGGAAGGCGTCAATTTCGAGCTTGGGCCGTGGGTGCGCATGACGCATCCGCCGGGAACGTTCGAGGAGATCATCCGCGCAAAGGCCGACGAGGTGCTGCGCGCAGGTCGCCAGGCGCCTCTCGCGGCAGATACCGTGCCCGGTGCGAACATCGCCGCGGACCGCGTCAACGCTCTTGTCCGCGGGCGCGTGCTGTTCAAAAGCGTCCTTCTCGCGTTCGGGTTTTTGCCGTTCGACGTTCATTCGCTCGCGCTTGAGCGCGTCGATCCGGGACACGGCTTCGTCGAGGAATCGACGTCATGGCTTGGGCGGCGATGGCACCACGAACGCTCGTTCGAGCCACTTGGCGAAAACGGCTGCCGCGTCACCGACCGGCTGACGGTCGCGCCGCGCGCTGCTTTCGCCGCGCCGATCACGCGCGCGGTCGTGCGTTTTCTGTTTATCCGGCGGCATCGGCGATTGCGCTCGCGTTTCGGTGGACGGCCCTCATAAAACGGTACCTTGCCGTCGCCCCGGTTGTTGCGAAAATTTGCCGGAGTATCGAGGAAAAAAACACACGAGCGTCGTTGATTTTGCCCTTGTGTGCTGGCACGATGAATGCGTTGCCACGTTGAAAATTCGTCATTCCGACGCCGCGGGATAAGCCCCATCAGCACGAAACGCAAAACGACGGAAATTGCATTTCCGCTTAGCCGCGCCGGCGCGCGCCATCCGCGCGTC
It encodes:
- a CDS encoding ATP-binding protein — translated: MHECRCAPGAVARYIQRISGPLLDRIDLHVEVPSVRYKEIANPAAAESSEAIRARVVAARNIQIERFAGTRARCNAAMSVTQIRRYCRIDADGHRIMEAVMERLGLSARAHDRILKVSRTIADLDGVPDIRATHIAEAVQYRGLDRTFTNAAA